A window of Cohnella herbarum contains these coding sequences:
- a CDS encoding transglutaminase domain-containing protein: MSGNWTVLDANLVTWMILAVVAFSLFQGFRRGASGSVKQLLFFLVGAVVAVTAVIVAAWAASSVSPHLQIWLTDRNIGRPEPDANFFAQFGYTAITGLRDLSLFRFAVLFLVFHTVIRVVTGLATRVLASVISFPFAIVPGGGAVSRSFGGIIGTALGTGRALLFTAVLFAYCALFPQGPMTDYIQQSGLYREVAAQVIRPATGGLIEERLPVFAREMSGELDQLWLKRYDIIDAELPEDIVRAAVSVTEGKDGEQAKARALYDWVGSRIAYDDDKVKAYEERGDWLEQNPEHTFETRKGVCIDYARLYAAMARAVDLDVRVVTGLGYDGRGGYGAHAWNEVYLTEQDRWISLDSTWAKTGDWFDSPGFTDTHIRKGGITG; encoded by the coding sequence ATGAGCGGCAATTGGACCGTCCTGGATGCCAATCTCGTAACGTGGATGATATTGGCCGTCGTGGCATTCTCCTTGTTTCAAGGCTTCCGGCGAGGAGCTTCAGGCTCCGTCAAACAGCTTCTCTTTTTTCTCGTAGGAGCTGTAGTGGCCGTAACGGCCGTTATTGTTGCGGCATGGGCCGCATCCTCCGTTTCTCCGCACTTACAGATTTGGTTAACGGACCGAAACATCGGGCGACCGGAACCGGATGCTAACTTCTTCGCGCAATTCGGCTATACTGCCATAACGGGGCTTCGAGATTTGTCTTTGTTCCGTTTTGCGGTTTTATTCCTTGTGTTTCATACGGTCATTCGGGTTGTTACGGGACTGGCGACGCGCGTGTTGGCTTCCGTCATATCGTTCCCCTTCGCCATAGTGCCTGGCGGGGGGGCCGTGAGCCGATCGTTCGGCGGAATTATCGGAACCGCGCTAGGGACAGGTAGGGCGCTGTTATTTACGGCCGTTCTGTTCGCTTATTGCGCGTTATTCCCGCAAGGACCGATGACGGATTACATCCAGCAATCTGGCTTGTACCGGGAAGTCGCCGCGCAAGTGATCCGCCCGGCAACGGGAGGTCTCATCGAAGAGCGGTTGCCGGTTTTTGCCCGGGAAATGTCCGGAGAGCTTGATCAGCTATGGCTGAAACGATACGACATCATCGACGCGGAACTGCCCGAGGATATCGTGCGAGCCGCCGTATCCGTTACCGAAGGCAAAGACGGCGAGCAGGCGAAAGCTCGAGCCCTGTACGATTGGGTCGGCAGCCGAATCGCGTATGACGACGATAAAGTAAAGGCGTACGAAGAACGCGGCGATTGGCTAGAGCAGAATCCCGAGCATACGTTCGAGACTCGAAAAGGCGTCTGCATCGACTATGCCCGATTATATGCGGCAATGGCTAGAGCCGTCGATTTGGACGTTCGGGTCGTAACCGGCCTAGGATATGACGGTCGCGGAGGTTACGGGGCACATGCGTGGAACGAAGTTTATTTGACCGAGCAAGACCGTTGGATTTCATTGGATTCGACTTGGGCAAAGACGGGCGATTGGTTTGATTCTCCGGGCTTTACCGATACGCATATACGGAAAGGAGGCATAACGGGGTGA
- a CDS encoding MFS transporter, translating into MKTAVWLYLFLFVAFFDLHAQYPMLTPFAVSLGAAPSFIGLVMGMYSLTHLPGNLIAGVAVDRFGSRLFIAASLVGAGILLLFQARVTDPWQLLYIRSISGFVLAFLSPACMSLLARLAKDHIHQGKLMAGNGLVHTIASVISPAAGAYLAASIGFSQSFAMLGWILLLTGILSLWFVKEPARSPEEIAELKKKPIVPAIESGKPDSLKEQSSPSRFPWTIFSLPIGMACAQGILAFELPLRGTDAATIMSTGILFSIVSLGALVTLGLLFLNRYLPYSRTLVGLLLLAICYYGLASDWPVPMVALLFVIGMAKGVIFPAMTSFLLQLSGPSRYGRTFSLLSISLSIGSFLGPVAAGAVREHFSPYFLSFLALMIALALLFPRPSFRDNWNPRGPIPLHQEINAK; encoded by the coding sequence ATGAAAACCGCCGTCTGGCTTTATTTGTTTTTGTTCGTCGCATTTTTCGATTTGCATGCCCAATATCCGATGCTGACGCCGTTCGCCGTGTCGTTAGGAGCAGCGCCATCGTTCATCGGGCTTGTCATGGGCATGTATTCGCTGACCCATCTGCCCGGGAATCTAATCGCGGGCGTCGCGGTAGACCGATTCGGCAGCCGCTTGTTTATTGCCGCCAGCTTGGTCGGCGCCGGAATACTATTGCTCTTCCAAGCTCGGGTGACGGATCCTTGGCAGCTCTTATACATCCGCTCCATCAGCGGATTCGTTCTAGCGTTCTTATCTCCGGCTTGCATGTCGCTGCTCGCAAGACTCGCTAAAGATCATATCCACCAAGGCAAGCTGATGGCCGGCAACGGACTTGTCCATACGATCGCGTCGGTGATTTCCCCCGCGGCCGGGGCTTACTTGGCCGCCTCGATCGGCTTTAGCCAATCCTTCGCCATGCTCGGCTGGATTCTCCTCCTGACCGGTATATTGTCCCTGTGGTTCGTGAAAGAACCAGCGAGATCGCCGGAAGAAATAGCCGAACTCAAAAAGAAACCGATCGTTCCTGCAATAGAATCAGGCAAACCGGACAGCTTAAAGGAACAATCGTCGCCTTCCCGTTTTCCTTGGACGATATTCTCTTTACCGATCGGAATGGCGTGCGCGCAAGGGATACTCGCATTCGAATTGCCCCTTCGCGGCACGGATGCCGCGACAATCATGAGCACGGGGATTTTGTTCTCGATCGTCAGCCTCGGCGCGCTCGTTACTTTGGGGCTGCTGTTCTTAAACCGCTATTTGCCCTATTCCCGTACGCTTGTCGGCTTACTTCTGCTTGCCATCTGCTATTACGGACTAGCATCCGATTGGCCGGTTCCCATGGTTGCTCTGCTTTTCGTCATCGGGATGGCGAAAGGAGTCATTTTTCCCGCTATGACTTCTTTCTTGTTGCAGCTTAGCGGGCCGTCGCGCTATGGAAGAACGTTTTCGCTGCTGTCCATATCCCTATCGATCGGCTCTTTCCTGGGCCCGGTGGCCGCAGGGGCGGTCAGAGAGCACTTCTCGCCGTACTTCCTTTCCTTCCTTGCCTTGATGATCGCCCTTGCCTTGCTTTTCCCGCGCCCTTCCTTTCGCGATAATTGGAATCCGCGTGGACCTATCCCCTTGCATCAGGAAATCAACGCGAAATAG
- a CDS encoding toprim domain-containing protein — protein sequence MDIAIIVEGKNDKSRLSRVLSSDIPIHCTFGTLNTNRIEALRKAVGDRHVYLFTDPDSSGRRIRGMLRDVFPDADHIYTRRGYSGVEGTPEEYLIQQLEKAGLEEFILYPDPTIG from the coding sequence ATGGATATTGCCATTATCGTCGAAGGAAAAAACGACAAAAGCAGGCTCTCCCGCGTACTTTCTTCCGATATTCCCATCCATTGCACTTTCGGTACGTTGAATACGAACCGGATCGAAGCGCTGCGTAAAGCAGTCGGCGATCGTCACGTTTACTTGTTCACGGATCCCGACTCGTCCGGCCGCAGAATAAGAGGCATGCTTCGCGACGTATTCCCCGACGCCGACCATATCTATACTCGCCGAGGGTATAGCGGAGTCGAAGGTACGCCTGAAGAGTATTTGATCCAGCAATTGGAGAAGGCCGGATTGGAAGAATTCATTTTATACCCGGATCCGACGATTGGTTGA
- a CDS encoding SCO family protein produces MDQNNKDEQSQAHVEGNLSVNQNANADVAVEPVKQQSSWLKRYGFSLLVLGLCIVMGYFILMQQNKEDELPVQGKGAEFSYTDMNGENVTLSGTNGKARLLYFFFANCPDVCPPTTFIMSQVQDELKEDGVFGDKVQFLSVTIDPTNDTPEVLKDYAERFDADPNGWKFLRGDEKATAELAREYSILVNKDKDGNFGHMNLIVLLDKDGQIRDWISANDYIEGYADEEDRLSPSDMAKKIKSLL; encoded by the coding sequence ATGGATCAAAATAATAAGGATGAACAATCACAGGCGCATGTCGAGGGTAACCTCTCCGTTAATCAGAACGCGAATGCGGACGTGGCGGTCGAACCCGTTAAGCAGCAGAGCTCCTGGTTAAAACGTTATGGATTTTCCCTGCTCGTACTCGGATTATGTATCGTGATGGGTTATTTCATTCTCATGCAACAGAACAAAGAGGATGAATTGCCGGTACAGGGCAAAGGAGCGGAATTCTCCTATACCGATATGAATGGCGAGAACGTTACTTTGAGCGGAACGAACGGCAAAGCGCGTCTGCTCTATTTCTTCTTCGCGAACTGTCCGGACGTCTGTCCTCCGACGACGTTCATCATGTCCCAAGTTCAGGATGAACTGAAGGAAGACGGCGTATTCGGCGACAAGGTTCAATTCTTGTCCGTTACGATCGATCCGACCAACGATACTCCCGAAGTGTTGAAGGATTACGCGGAACGATTCGATGCCGATCCGAACGGTTGGAAATTTTTGCGGGGAGACGAGAAGGCGACGGCCGAATTGGCCCGGGAGTATTCGATTCTTGTCAATAAGGACAAAGACGGTAACTTCGGACATATGAACCTGATCGTTTTGCTCGATAAAGACGGTCAAATCCGCGATTGGATTTCCGCGAACGACTACATCGAAGGTTACGCCGATGAAGAAGATAGGCTAAGTCCGAGCGATATGGCGAAGAAAATCAAAAGCTTGCTTTAA
- the cyoE gene encoding heme o synthase: MFKDLVALTKPRIIRLNLIAAFGGYWVASKWENILSWSLLWMLVGSALTMASACVFNNYLDRELDMKMERTRDRALPQNRMTPKFVFGYGVVLGVVGLIVLFALVNVLSGWLGLLGMFVYVVIYTMWLKRSSTWSTSIGGISGAMPPVIGYCAVTNEVDAGAWILFALLFLWQPAHFWSLAIRRKEEYRAAGFPLLPVVKGVTRTKWQMLPYILLLIPASVLMFRYEYVGIYFLVFSVGIAIVWFVHALSGLRTKNDEKWAKADFMISINYLMIMFLTMILDTNGV, translated from the coding sequence GTGTTTAAAGATCTTGTGGCTTTAACGAAGCCACGCATTATTCGATTAAATCTAATCGCGGCTTTCGGTGGTTATTGGGTCGCATCCAAATGGGAAAATATCCTCAGTTGGTCCTTGCTTTGGATGCTGGTCGGATCCGCGCTAACCATGGCTTCCGCTTGTGTTTTCAATAATTATTTGGATCGCGAGCTCGATATGAAAATGGAACGGACACGCGATCGCGCGCTTCCTCAGAACAGAATGACTCCTAAATTCGTTTTCGGTTACGGCGTCGTATTGGGCGTTGTCGGTTTGATCGTTTTATTCGCCTTGGTGAACGTATTGTCCGGTTGGTTGGGATTGCTCGGAATGTTCGTTTACGTCGTGATTTACACGATGTGGTTGAAACGCAGTTCGACTTGGAGCACCTCGATCGGAGGAATCTCCGGAGCGATGCCGCCGGTGATCGGGTACTGCGCGGTTACGAACGAGGTCGACGCGGGAGCCTGGATTCTGTTCGCATTGCTCTTCTTATGGCAGCCTGCTCATTTCTGGTCGCTCGCGATCAGGCGCAAAGAGGAGTATAGGGCCGCTGGGTTTCCGCTATTGCCGGTCGTTAAAGGCGTTACTCGCACGAAATGGCAAATGCTTCCTTACATATTGTTGCTTATACCGGCTTCCGTACTTATGTTTCGTTACGAATACGTTGGAATTTATTTTCTTGTATTTTCCGTCGGGATAGCTATCGTATGGTTCGTCCATGCGCTTTCCGGATTGAGAACAAAGAACGACGAGAAGTGGGCGAAAGCCGATTTTATGATTTCGATTAACTATTTAATGATTATGTTTCTAACGATGATCTTGGATACGAACGGGGTGTAA
- the gerQ gene encoding spore coat protein GerQ, which yields MLNNNKMPWPSYQQNQMPSAVMPSSVMPNSVMPMSMPAANMMPNMMMQGTMPPPVTNGVPILPNGTTLPGIPTQEESYVENILRMNLGKVATLYMTYENNSEWNAKIFKGVLEAAGRDHIIISDPTTGKRYLLLTLNLDYITFDEPINYTLPFGSMPTR from the coding sequence ATGTTAAACAACAACAAAATGCCTTGGCCGTCCTATCAGCAAAATCAAATGCCGAGCGCGGTAATGCCGAGCTCCGTGATGCCGAACTCGGTAATGCCGATGAGTATGCCTGCCGCTAATATGATGCCCAATATGATGATGCAAGGCACAATGCCCCCTCCGGTCACCAACGGCGTACCGATCCTGCCGAACGGAACGACGCTTCCCGGCATACCGACCCAAGAAGAATCGTACGTGGAAAATATTTTGCGCATGAACTTGGGTAAAGTCGCTACGTTATACATGACTTACGAGAACAATTCCGAGTGGAACGCCAAAATCTTTAAAGGCGTTCTCGAAGCTGCCGGTCGCGATCACATAATCATAAGCGACCCGACAACGGGCAAGCGCTACTTATTGCTGACTCTGAACTTGGATTACATTACTTTCGACGAACCGATCAATTATACGCTTCCGTTCGGTTCGATGCCTACCCGTTAA
- a CDS encoding metal-dependent hydrolase, with product MDTGTHFVFGLGLGGLAMVDPVITSHAFGPVAILIGTIAGSNAPDLDGLLRFKSNADYIKNHRGLSHSFPAIIGWAALITTVVSLLFRNIPWWHIGFWVLLAVVVHVISDLFNSYGTQAFRPVSKQWVAWNIIHIFDPFIFFSHLLAILLWISGVAAPQVVFPVLYAMLGIYYGWRTLVHRRLSRKIAKQDPESQPGDRYTLLPTVSLYRWNLVRLSADCTYGIGEWDHGRLKWIDVLKCDDHPAIDASKRHQDVIAFLSVTPFPCGHVKPQTWGYEVRWVDVRYRYRRQYPFVAVVLMDLSYEPLQSYVGWLSDERLEKRLRMNTY from the coding sequence ATGGACACCGGCACGCATTTCGTGTTCGGATTGGGTTTAGGCGGACTTGCCATGGTCGATCCGGTCATCACTTCTCATGCCTTCGGCCCCGTCGCCATCCTTATTGGCACGATTGCAGGCTCTAATGCGCCTGACTTGGACGGTTTACTGAGATTTAAGAGCAATGCCGATTATATCAAAAATCACCGCGGACTGTCCCACTCTTTTCCTGCGATTATCGGCTGGGCTGCCTTGATTACGACTGTCGTTTCCCTTTTGTTCCGGAATATTCCCTGGTGGCATATCGGATTCTGGGTATTGCTAGCTGTCGTCGTCCACGTCATCTCCGATTTATTCAATTCCTATGGTACGCAGGCATTTCGTCCGGTTAGCAAGCAATGGGTCGCCTGGAATATTATCCATATATTCGACCCGTTTATTTTTTTCAGCCACTTGCTCGCCATTCTGCTTTGGATATCAGGCGTTGCGGCCCCTCAGGTCGTTTTTCCGGTCCTCTACGCGATGCTCGGTATATATTACGGATGGAGAACGCTCGTTCACCGAAGATTGTCGCGGAAAATCGCGAAACAAGATCCGGAAAGCCAACCTGGAGACCGATATACGTTACTTCCTACCGTCTCCTTATACCGTTGGAATCTGGTGAGATTGTCCGCGGATTGCACTTACGGAATCGGCGAGTGGGATCATGGCCGACTTAAATGGATAGACGTCCTGAAATGCGACGACCATCCCGCAATCGACGCATCCAAGCGGCACCAAGACGTTATAGCCTTCCTAAGCGTCACTCCGTTTCCTTGCGGTCACGTGAAACCGCAAACCTGGGGCTATGAAGTACGCTGGGTCGACGTCCGCTACCGTTACCGCAGGCAATATCCCTTCGTAGCCGTCGTACTGATGGATTTGTCCTACGAACCGCTGCAATCTTATGTAGGCTGGTTAAGCGACGAGCGTTTGGAAAAGAGACTGCGTATGAATACGTATTAA
- a CDS encoding alpha/beta-type small acid-soluble spore protein has product MASSNQLVVPQAKAALQSMKVEAAQSLGVQIPADGYYGNVTSRDAGSLGGYITKKLVQMAEQQLSGR; this is encoded by the coding sequence ATGGCGTCAAGTAACCAATTAGTCGTACCGCAAGCAAAAGCAGCATTGCAAAGCATGAAAGTAGAAGCAGCTCAATCTTTAGGGGTGCAAATCCCGGCGGACGGATATTACGGTAACGTAACATCCCGCGATGCAGGTTCCCTCGGTGGTTATATCACCAAGAAACTTGTTCAAATGGCTGAGCAACAACTTTCCGGTCGCTAA
- the trpS gene encoding tryptophan--tRNA ligase, translating to MTKQQRVLSGIQPSGKLTLGNYIGAMKNFVALQHEHECFFMVVDLHAITVPQDPAALREQSEAVAALFIAAGLEPAQAAIFMQSHVPAHAELGWLLTTMTYMGELERMTQFKDKSEGKEAVGAGLFVYPSLMAADILLYKSDLVPVGDDQKQHLELTRDLAGRFNHRYGDTLVIPEPFIPKVGARIMSLDDASKKMSKSSPNAGSFITLLDTPDEIRKKISRAKTDLGREIVFDVQNKPEVSNLMTIYAQCSGLSIEQVQAAYDGQGYGAFKKDLAEVVVQALEPLQQKYADIRSSGEIHNILRDGAERASAVAEVTLHSVKDAMGFLPRGR from the coding sequence ATGACTAAACAACAACGCGTATTGTCCGGAATACAACCTAGCGGAAAATTGACTCTCGGGAATTATATCGGCGCGATGAAAAACTTCGTAGCCCTGCAGCACGAACATGAATGCTTTTTCATGGTCGTCGATCTACACGCGATTACGGTACCTCAGGATCCGGCAGCATTGCGGGAGCAGAGCGAAGCGGTAGCCGCGTTGTTCATAGCGGCGGGGTTAGAGCCTGCGCAAGCGGCTATCTTCATGCAGTCCCACGTGCCTGCCCACGCCGAGCTGGGTTGGTTGTTGACTACGATGACTTACATGGGCGAGTTGGAACGGATGACCCAGTTCAAGGATAAATCCGAGGGGAAAGAGGCCGTCGGGGCAGGTCTGTTCGTCTATCCTTCGCTGATGGCGGCTGATATTTTGCTCTACAAATCGGATCTCGTGCCCGTCGGAGACGACCAGAAACAGCATTTAGAGCTGACTCGCGACTTGGCGGGACGATTTAATCACAGATACGGCGATACGCTCGTTATTCCGGAACCGTTCATTCCTAAAGTTGGAGCAAGAATCATGTCGCTGGACGATGCATCGAAGAAGATGAGCAAGAGCAGTCCGAACGCCGGAAGCTTCATTACGCTGTTGGATACGCCGGACGAAATTCGCAAAAAAATATCCCGGGCCAAGACGGACTTGGGCCGGGAAATCGTATTCGACGTTCAGAATAAACCCGAAGTCAGCAATTTAATGACGATCTACGCGCAATGTTCCGGACTGTCGATCGAGCAAGTTCAAGCGGCATACGACGGTCAAGGATACGGAGCGTTCAAGAAAGATTTGGCAGAGGTCGTCGTTCAGGCGTTAGAACCGCTGCAGCAAAAGTACGCGGACATTCGTTCCTCCGGCGAAATTCATAACATTCTTCGCGACGGAGCGGAACGCGCTTCCGCCGTTGCGGAAGTTACGTTGCATTCGGTGAAGGACGCGATGGGGTTCTTGCCTAGAGGCCGGTAA
- a CDS encoding permease, which translates to MPNLLARWMTGAATVGCAVLLALIFFGRDLEQWSFDSSKLQNFKIIFLSIILEALPFLLIGVFISALLQAFVSDKLIQKLTPRNPVAGVLFGSLLGIILPLCECGMIPIVRRLIRKGLPAYIGIIYIVAGPIINPVVFGATFAAFRTNKELAYSRFYLAFLVAVSLGFVLYYFMKRNPLKTGSQSLPIAASPLREPQHEHGHAHHHHHHHHHEHESQGNAFKKLAETPAHAAEEFFDMGKYLILGSLITALLQTTISRASFAAVADQELFSHLFMMSFAYALSLCSTSDAFVAASFSGMFPPAALLSFLVFGPMLDLKNTIMMLAVFRKKFVLKFSLLIAFLVLIGSILFDHLGFV; encoded by the coding sequence TTGCCTAATCTTCTCGCGCGATGGATGACGGGAGCCGCTACGGTTGGCTGTGCTGTTTTGCTAGCCCTCATTTTTTTCGGCAGAGACCTCGAGCAATGGAGTTTCGATTCTTCGAAGCTGCAAAACTTCAAGATCATCTTTCTGAGCATTATCCTCGAAGCGCTGCCTTTCCTTCTCATCGGAGTATTTATTTCGGCGCTTCTGCAGGCTTTCGTATCGGACAAACTCATCCAGAAGCTCACTCCTCGAAATCCCGTCGCGGGAGTGTTATTCGGAAGCCTGCTCGGCATTATTTTGCCGTTATGCGAATGCGGCATGATCCCCATCGTGCGCAGATTGATCCGCAAAGGATTACCGGCATACATAGGAATCATCTATATCGTTGCGGGGCCGATCATTAATCCCGTCGTCTTCGGGGCGACATTCGCGGCGTTTCGGACGAACAAGGAGCTTGCGTATTCGAGATTTTATTTGGCGTTTTTGGTCGCGGTCTCCCTAGGCTTCGTTCTTTATTATTTCATGAAACGTAACCCTCTGAAAACGGGATCGCAAAGCCTACCGATAGCCGCGTCGCCGCTTCGCGAGCCTCAACATGAGCATGGACATGCTCATCATCATCATCATCATCATCATCATGAGCACGAATCCCAAGGCAACGCTTTTAAGAAGCTGGCCGAGACTCCGGCGCACGCGGCGGAGGAATTTTTCGATATGGGCAAATATTTGATACTCGGCTCGCTGATCACCGCGCTTCTGCAAACGACGATCTCGAGAGCCTCCTTCGCGGCCGTGGCGGATCAAGAGCTGTTTTCCCATTTGTTCATGATGAGCTTCGCCTACGCATTGTCGCTTTGTTCAACGTCGGACGCATTCGTCGCGGCATCCTTCTCCGGCATGTTTCCTCCTGCCGCGCTTCTGTCCTTCCTCGTCTTCGGACCGATGCTCGATTTGAAAAACACGATTATGATGCTAGCGGTGTTTCGCAAAAAATTCGTCTTGAAATTTAGCTTGCTCATTGCTTTTCTCGTACTTATCGGCTCTATCCTGTTTGATCATCTTGGATTCGTATAA
- a CDS encoding TIGR03943 family putative permease subunit yields MNSQKVATAAHYLTRAIILAGFAFFIVHLVRSGNLNLYIANRMQFIVKLSALGLYAVAAQQLYSAIRTGFEKADEHLACDCNHEMPATWGKSLLLYGWFAIPLVIGFTVPDGLLGSSMASAKGVQFTPQQIVKPYESSPSGAVPNDRNGQNEPIVAEEQPNEEGSALTNPIGSDETAEKSVKPSPSELSEAALDLMFPTDEFTEIYAAFGKRLVRQDVVNVTEKQFIETLTTIDLYRTAFIGKTIKLSGFVYREETMGRTQFGVSRFAINCCSADASPYGIMVTYGRADTLATDEWVTVTGKLGTTSYNGIEIIEIDVSKVVKIAPPDDPYVSPDLDFGLE; encoded by the coding sequence ATGAATAGTCAGAAAGTCGCGACAGCCGCACATTATTTAACGAGAGCCATAATACTCGCGGGATTCGCGTTCTTCATCGTCCATCTTGTCCGTTCCGGCAACTTGAATCTCTATATTGCCAACCGCATGCAGTTCATCGTGAAATTATCCGCCTTGGGTTTGTACGCCGTCGCCGCGCAACAACTGTATTCCGCTATTCGCACCGGTTTCGAGAAAGCCGACGAGCATCTTGCCTGCGATTGTAACCATGAAATGCCCGCCACTTGGGGGAAAAGCCTTCTATTATACGGATGGTTCGCGATTCCGTTGGTGATCGGCTTCACGGTGCCCGACGGGCTTCTGGGAAGCAGCATGGCATCGGCCAAGGGCGTCCAGTTCACCCCCCAGCAAATCGTAAAGCCTTACGAAAGCTCTCCGTCCGGAGCAGTCCCTAACGATCGGAACGGTCAGAACGAACCGATCGTCGCAGAGGAGCAGCCCAACGAGGAGGGGAGTGCCCTAACGAATCCTATCGGATCCGACGAAACCGCCGAGAAGAGCGTTAAACCTTCGCCTTCTGAGCTATCCGAAGCGGCATTAGATCTCATGTTCCCTACCGATGAATTTACGGAAATCTATGCCGCTTTCGGCAAACGGCTCGTACGGCAAGATGTCGTTAACGTTACGGAGAAGCAGTTCATCGAAACCTTGACGACCATCGATCTGTATCGTACGGCTTTTATCGGCAAGACGATCAAGCTTAGCGGATTCGTATATCGCGAAGAGACGATGGGCAGAACGCAGTTCGGAGTCAGCCGGTTCGCGATCAATTGTTGCTCGGCCGACGCCTCGCCTTACGGAATCATGGTGACTTACGGCCGAGCGGATACGCTGGCGACGGATGAATGGGTGACCGTTACAGGCAAGCTCGGGACGACTTCATACAATGGCATCGAAATCATTGAGATCGACGTGTCTAAAGTAGTCAAAATCGCGCCTCCGGATGACCCTTACGTGTCTCCCGACTTGGATTTCGGATTAGAGTAA
- a CDS encoding alpha/beta-type small acid-soluble spore protein, translating into MASRSRSNSLVVPQAAQALEQLKFEVAQELGIQLPADGYYGNLLTSEAGSIGGQITRRLVQMAEQQLAGRSSR; encoded by the coding sequence GTGGCATCACGTTCACGCAGCAATTCTCTCGTCGTTCCTCAAGCTGCCCAGGCGTTGGAACAGCTTAAATTCGAAGTCGCGCAGGAGCTTGGCATCCAGCTTCCTGCGGACGGTTACTACGGAAACCTGCTAACAAGCGAAGCAGGCTCCATCGGCGGTCAAATTACGCGCAGGCTCGTTCAAATGGCCGAGCAGCAGCTTGCAGGCCGCTCCAGCCGTTAA
- a CDS encoding O-methyltransferase, whose protein sequence is MMTLEQQIPLGRQVDVALEKLGGELKGMSAGTIVLQIRDDAVGRFGIRHLPVDCQDKEQGSKGLSTEQVLELRRLAVQALRHKSGWTHGEISYDFVLKQGRVFVSVQFESNYNMANVLFRYSPKKRDRRDVSNE, encoded by the coding sequence ATGATGACTTTGGAGCAGCAAATTCCTTTGGGACGTCAAGTGGACGTCGCATTAGAGAAATTGGGGGGCGAGTTGAAGGGGATGTCTGCGGGTACGATCGTGTTGCAAATTCGCGACGATGCGGTCGGCAGATTCGGTATTCGTCATTTACCGGTCGACTGCCAAGATAAGGAGCAAGGATCTAAAGGTCTGTCGACGGAACAAGTGCTTGAGCTAAGAAGACTGGCGGTACAGGCGCTTCGGCACAAGAGCGGTTGGACGCACGGCGAGATTTCTTACGATTTCGTGTTGAAGCAGGGGCGCGTGTTCGTTAGCGTACAGTTCGAATCCAACTACAATATGGCGAATGTTCTGTTCAGGTATTCCCCTAAGAAGCGTGATCGAAGGGATGTTTCGAACGAATAG